The DNA segment aagacctctctctctctctctctctccttctctctttgtgtaattctgaatctcaaataaataaataaatctttaaaaaaaagaaatagggaaacaaagagcagaacacacattctctCAAGTACTCAAAGAGCATTAGCTAAGTTATATTATATTCTAAACAATAATCCATAACAAGTTTAAAATAACACAAGtcataaaaagtatttttgttacacaatggaattaaaacagaaataaatgacagaatATCTAAAAATCTTCAAACACTTGTAAGTTAAATACCACATTTCTAAATATCTTATACTGAGTGAAAATGAAcatacagcatatcaaaattcATGAGCTAGAGCTAAAGCAGTGCTTAAAGGGAAATTTATATAACCAAATACTTTATGCACTTTGATGTTTTCTTATAGATGCATAAACACTTAGGATTGTGTCCTGTTTAATAATGGACACTTTATCACTATAATATGATAGCATTCGTTCTCTGAAATCCACTTTGTAGAATTATTTTGATTAGTTTTAGATTAATATatctttttgatcattttattttagcttatttcttcttcatatttAAGTGTTTTCTGTGACAGCACATAATTGGGACAATCTGACAATCTCttttaatttgaaaacattatgatttatatttaatgtgattGTTGATGTGGTTAGGCTTAAGATTCTCATCTTGTTCTTTGCTTTCAATTATATGAATAGTTCTTTAAcatatttcttctctttctgataGGTTTACAAATCATTAAATACCTTTGATGCTTCAGTTGTACCTGTTTTGATTGTTTTCCAACTATAAACCTTCAATTTGTTATTTGATTGGTTGCTTTTAAGTTTGGCCCAAACCAAAGTAAATGCCAGGAACTGGATATaaaccaggtcttccatgtaggtggcagagaccaactACCTAAACCATTACCTGATACCTCTAGGagtatgtgcattagcaggaagctggatcaagagcaagctgggattcaaacccaagcactttgatatggaatgtagacatcccaagtggtcACTTacacactgtgccaaatgccccctgcaaatgacataattttttaaaaaagatttctttattttactgcaaagtcagaattacccagagagaggagaggcagagagagagagagagagaggtcttccatccgatggttcactcccaaattggctgcaatggccagagctgcacccatccgaagccaggagccaggatcttcttctgggtgtcccacgtgggtgcaggggcccaaggacttgggccatcttccactgctttcccacgccatagcagagagctggatcacaagtggagcagccgggtcttgaaccggcgcccataggggatgccggcacttcaggccagggtgttaacccactgcgccacagtgccggccccatgacatataattttaaaatgaagatatattcaaaaatattgcTAGAACACGAGACTTTCcgaattttcaaatgtatttgaaCATGACATGATACCATACAGAAAATCTATTtcatctatataatatataatatcaatGTTTGAAAGATAAAGCAggtctggtgctgtgacatagtaggctaagcctccacctgcaatgccagcatcccatatgtgctctggtttgagtcctggctgctccactttttttttttaatttatttggcaggtagaattatagacagtgagagaacgagacagagagaaaggtcttccttccgttggttcactccccaaatggccactacagccagcactgcgctgatctgaagccaggagccaggagcttcctcctggtctcccatgtggatgcaggggcccaagcacttgggccatcctccactgccctcccaggccacaacagagagctggactggacgaggagcaaccaggactagaacccggcgcccataagggatgtgggcgccacaggtggaggactaaccaagtgagccatggcaccggcctgctccacttctgatccagctctctgcaatggcctgggaaaggaatagaagatggcccaagtgcttgggcccctgcaccacatgagagacccagcagaagctcctgtcttGCCTTTGAGGtgatttggggactgaaccactggatggaatacctttctctctgtctgtccctctctctgtgtgtaatactctctctcaaataaataaataaataaataaataaaatatttatttaaaaaggaagataaaGCAATAAAGCTTATAGACAAAAACATAATCATGACTATCTCATGATTTTGGAATAGAAAACAAATCAGGACAAATAAAATAGCAATTCCTTGGTGTATTTTAATAAGCTAAGCAAGGCTTAGATAAATGGTTATTTAAAGATTCTTCTAGTGAGACATTCCTTTACAAAAAGTTTAAATCCCAGTGCTATATTGAGTAAAAGGTCATGATTCATAGAATGTCTAATCTTGGTTCATGGAAACCTAATCAGAAGGTTGGAGACACTGGCAGTTTAGGACATAATGGCATAAATGGGTGAATAAACTATTATAATCGAAATTATTGaccttcatattttttctttgttccatCTCATTCCTTACATGTCGGTCAACCTTTCCAGTATCTGGGTTACTGGTTCAGCAATCACAACAACTGTGTAGTAATTAGAATATTATCCAAGTatatattatttactttattataaATAGTGATGGACAGTGGTCAACATTATCTTATATtcctttgaaaacaaaattagctCGATTAGCTCCTCGGAGGTATCATTTACAGTGAAAAGGCATGCTGCAGATGTAAAGAACGTATTTATAATTCATGAAGCCAACGAAGGATCCAAATGAAGAACATGTACAGAAATGCTACAAATCAGAAAGATAAAGACAGCCTACCAATTAAAATATGATTAAAGTATGAATGTGAATAGCACAAAAAGGATAATCAAATGGTTAATTATAATATGAAATTATATTGTCTGTGTGTCAAGTTGGGTATAAAATGCACAGTCTTTTGGTCAAACATTAATCTGGATTTGTCTCTGAGGGTATTTCTGGATGATATTAACCTTCAAAAAGGTAGAATGAGAAAAGCACTTCGTCCTTACCAATGCAAACAAGACTCATTCAAAATCAATTGAAGACCTAAAGGGAACAATAATCTGACCAAGAGGGATCTTCTGCCTTATTACTTTGAGCTGGGTTGTCAGTCTTTTCTGATCTTTGGACTTGAACTGAAACATCAGCTATTCTGGGGTCGCCAGCTTGTCTGATTTTGAACTGAAACATCTACCACTGGTGTTCAGGGATCTCAGGTCTTGGGAACTGGATTTAAACAGCTGCAGAATTTGGGACTTCTTAGCATCTATGAGCATGTGAGCCAATTTCTTACAGTaagtctctcttgctttctctcccatTGGCTCTTTTTCTTTGAATAGACATGTAAAATACGGTCCTGGTATTGAGCTATGGGGTCCTGCTGGAAGAAATACCTAAATTGGTAGAAAATGGCTTTGGAATGGGTGATCAGTAGATGCTGGAAATATTTCAGTTGCAAGTTAGAAATGCAGACATTAAAGGTGATTTTTGTGAAGTGTCAGATGGATACGAAGCATACTTTAGAAACCAGAAGAAAGTTGATTTTGCTATTAAGTAGCAAAGAACTTGATTCAGCTGTACTCCCATGTTTTGTGAAAGGTGGAATTTTTGAGTAATGAAATTGGATGCTTGGCTGAGTAAATCTTTGAGCAAACTGTTCAGAGGAGCAGCTTGGTTATTCCTGACGGCTTATAGTAAAATGAAATAGGAGAGATGAATTAAAGAGATAAGAAAACATGAGCCAGAACTTGGAAGATTTAGAAAATTCTCAGCATATCTGTGTGGTAAAAAATTAGAAAGTTTGTTCAAACAGAACAGTAAAAGTATGGCTTAGCCATCTGGCAAGATTAGTGTGGCTGTGGACCACAGACCAAATCAGCCATCTCAGCAGAAGCTAAGAGCAGAGGTGGAGTTGCACCAATACGAACACTGCCAGCTGGGACTAAAGGAGACAGGAAAACTAGGACAAAGAGAGGGAGCCCAGGAACATGCGCTGTCCACCACAGAAGCAAAGTGTGAGCCTGAAGGTGACTCGGGGATCCTCAGGGCTGCCCTCCCCAAACAGGCCCAGGGAGAAGAGCTGCCTCCTCCTTGGTTTCCGAGGCTGGAGCTTAACAGAAGGCTGCGTGACTGGAGCCCCCACCGGGAGATGAAACAAGTGGAAAGGACTTGCCCAACAAGCCAAAAGGGAAGCGCCCCTTAGCAGAGCTCTGCAGGCAACACTGACTCCCCAGGAAACCCGGAGGGGGGAAGAGCACTAACTGAAGAGCAGTATCCACCAGAGCTAAGATCTAATGCAATGCACTTCGCGACCTTTCAGCTGCTTTGCACTTTTGGAACTGAACCTCCATCCAGCGGGCCTCTGCATGTCCCAACATTGTAACTTTTGCAAGCTCATGAGGAGCCTGCCTTCCCAAGTTCACAGCTAGAGAGGAAATGTGCTTCAAGATGACTCACTCACATCTGATTTAGATGATATTTAGATGAGACTTTGGGCCTTAGACATGGGAGATGATGCTGGACTGAGTTAAGAGTCTTAGGgttggggcagtgttgtggtgcagcaggttaagccacaacttggaGACCCCACGTCCCAaataggagtgctggtttgatcCGTAGCTGCTCtggggttctttttttaaatggttttatttatttatttgaggggtagagttacagtgagagggagagacagagagaaaggtcttccatccgctggtttactccccaaatagccataacagccagagctgtgccgatccaaagccaggagctaggagcttcttccgggtctcccacatgggtgcaggggcccaaggacttgggccatcttctactgctttcccaggcgacagcagagagctggactgaagaagaacagctgggactagactggcacccgtatgggataccggcactttaggcagaggattaatctactgagccgcagtgccagcctcatgcTCTGtggttctaatccagctttctggtagcatgcctgggaggcagtggacaatggcccaagtgcttgaattcTACACCCACGGGAGACCTGAGTTAGGTCCTGGTTTCTGGATTCAgcatggtccagtcctggccattgaggacctttggggagtgaagcagcagatggaaaatctctcagtcTTTGTGTCTCCCCCTGTGCCTGTCAGTCTGCCtgtgaaatgaataaatcaaccttttaaaaaataccccTAGGGCTATTTGCATAAATGGAGTGCATTGCATGTATGCAGAACTTAGAAGTTTCTGTGGGGAGGCCCAGGGGTGCAGAACTGTGGATTCCTCATGTGCCCCCACCGTTCCCATATGGAGTCCTGACCCTCAGTGACATTAGCTGGGGACGGGGACCTTGGGGAGAGAAGTAGGACAGATGAggccatgtgggtgcagccctCATCATGGGATTAGCGCCACTTTGAGAAGAGGCACCAGAGAGCTTACTGTCCCTCTCTGCGAGCCTCTGGGGGCACAGGGAGAATGCAGCATCTGTGAGCCAGGCAGAGGTCCCAACAAATCCGAACCACGGTCGTGTCTTCCTCTTGAACGTTATCATCCGTGTCTGTGACACAACGGATTTCTGTCACTGAAACCGCCAAGCCCATGGTGTTTCATGCCAACAAGCTCGGCTCGCGAGGAACATTACGAAGCAAGAACTGCACTCCTTGTTATCACTCGACAGAAACGGTGCTCACACCCAGCAAAACACGTGACATGAACCTACATTTCAGCTTTATCCGTAATAGCTAGGAGCAGAAAAGAGGCCTTCAGAATGTGAATGACTGAATACTTTCTGAGACTGTAGAGGGAGAAAACCCTAGTGAGCACGCATGGACTGCTACTGTGCATAACCACGCAGATGGACCCCAATAGCAATgttgagaggaagagagcagaCCAAAAGAGCTGATGGTGCTGGGTTGACGCATGTGGGGATGGATGTGAGCAAAGCCAAGTGTGGCTTGGCGGTGTTCAGACAGTGGTTACCGAGGGGAGGCATTAACTGAGAGAGGCGTGAAGGTGTGGGGGGAAGGCATGGGGCTGCTCCATGTCAGCAGGCACATGGCAGACCCACACACACATTCCTGAGCACTTGCACCCACTGCTAGAGGTATGTCCACGGCGACACATAAAGAGTAATGGCAAAGCAGTGTTTCCAGGTCCACGCATTCCCCACCCAGATCCACGCATTCCCCACCCAGATCCACGCATTCCCCACCCAGATCCACGCATCCCCCGCTTGCCGATCCAGTTTATATTGAACAGGCTCTGTGTCCCCATGACGTGCACGGCCCTCCAGATGTTCTTGCCCTCTATCCCCCTGTTTAATGTCTGTCTCCCCCCAAGAGGAATGCAGGGTGCAGGAGAAGGAGCCTGTGCAGGTGGAGCCCCTAGCACGGCGTCTCCCCTGGGGAGGCGGGTGCTCCGCAGTTGTGACATCAGCTGAGCTTTGCAGCTTTGCAGCTCTGCCTTGGAGCTTCGCCacgtccctgcccctcccccacccttcttTGTGACCTCAGCTTGTGTGATGTAACCAGCAGGGAATGTGGACCAGCCTGGGGTGCAGGAAACACAGCACCCCACGTGGAGAGCTCAGAGGACAGCGGACAACCTCCTAAAGGAGggtaggaggaggagggggggagagaagggACATGGGCACTTGGGGCAGGGGTCTGGGACATACCTGCCAGGGCGTCGGGTGAAGGTGGTGAGCCCTGTTCCACGGGCCGGACCCCTGGAGCCCgcctcctggggcctgcaggCAGCGCTGAAGAAgctcccagggcagagggcagcgcCTGCCCTGACCAGCTGCTGCTGTTTCAGCGtcgcctggaaaagcaggcacCGACCTCAGAGTGAAAAGCTGATCTCAGGGAGCACCTGTGAGGCCTTCGGGAAACCCCgccctgggaaggggaggggcccgACACGCTTCCTAGCAGGTGCGCCCCCCACAGGACGCTCTTCCAGCTCTCCTTGCAGGTGAGAGAACAAGACCTCTTTCCTTCCCCAGCGCGGGCGCCTGCTTGCCTGCTGATCACCACAGTAGCGTGAGATGGCCATGCCTTACGCAGGGGCTGAGGAGAAAAGACACTCGCGACGGGTGGACTCACTGCACCGTAGACCACTTCTGGTGAGCTGAGTGGGCTCTTTCCCGCGTGGGTGCTCGGGGAGGGTCTGGCAGTCCCTGAGCCAGTGGTCCTGTCTCCAGGCCTCTGCACTGACTCGAGAcccttcggggggggggggggcctgtgaGTACCTCTACCAGAGGCGACACGTGGCAGAACACAGTGGTGGGAAAAGGTCTCAGGCCTGACCCCAGTGTCCTCTGCAGGAAGGGCAGGCTCCCCTAGGCAAGGATGGGCAGCGGGAAGGGTCTAGGGTCTTTGCACGAAGCCTGGAGGTCACTGCTGGGGCGGGCTCCTCCTGAGGGTGGGATGGAAGGgtttggggcggggggggggggagagctgTTTTCCTTCCAGgacatgagtaggaagctggatccccGACCCCTCCCCCCGAGAAAGGTGTTAGACTTCTGCCTTGCTCACCTCCTGGGTCCCGGTGCTGGCATTGCTCCTTCCGCACAGGGGAGCTCAGGTAAGAGACGCTGGAACAGGAACCCAAGGCCTGCAAACAGGAGGCTGCCGCGAGTGTCTTCTCCTCAGCCCCTGCGTAAGGCATGGCCATCTCAGCCTACTGTGGCGATCAGCAGGCAAGCAGGCGCCCGCGCTGGGGAAGGAAAGGAGGTCTTGTTCTCTCCCACTGAGCTCCGGTCGGGTGAGGAGACACTGCCTGGGTAGGGTGGAAGAGGGCAGGGGTGCGCCTGGCTCGGGCAGGTCCCTGGAGCACTCCTCTTGCCCACTTGCAAGCTGGCGGCAGCCACGTAGGCTCTTTGCTGTTGCCGCGTGAGCAGCGTTGCAGGGATAGGCAGGGCGCACACTTGGTGAGTAGCTACACTGcgttcattttcattgttttccccACTATTCTGTGTGCTGCAAtgaagggaggggaggcaggtcAGCCCCACAGAATGGGGCAACACCATTTCGGCCTCCTCGGACTGCTTGTGTGTGCCCTCTTTTCTCAGGACTGAAGAGTGGAGAGGAGATGCAAGGCCCTTGGAGACAACCTAGCGGACACCAGCCCTTTGTGTCTTGGCTGAGTGAAGCAGATTTATTCCGGGACTGCAGTGGGTACCCCGGGCTTCCCGATCCAGGGGACTTTCCTTAGGGGAGGCGGGGAGGTTCCTGGGTAAGTGCTCTGCACACCCTTCTGCAGAGCTTAGACACCTCAGCACTGCCTGCAGAGGCAGGCTCATGGAGTTCAGGTGGGACCCAGGGACAGGGACCGGCTCTGCTGaccctcacacacccagccctgTGCAACATGCGCCTGCCCCCGTCCTTCGTCCCGCATGGGCGTTAAGCCCTTCCCAGCTTAGACCGCCTGCTCTAGACAGCCAGCCAGGCAGCGGCAACCCAGGGCCGCCGACGGAGGCCACTGCCCCGCTGTCTGTGTTCCCTCCGCCCCTGGGTTGTTGCCTCCCGAGGACCGGGAGCAGGAGCAGAGGACCAGCAGAGGGGGAGCCTTTCGTGTCCCACAGACAACTTGTTGGGTCTCAGGTCGGGGAGGTGGGCACTTCTCATCCTCAGCTTCCCCAAATGGTGCGCGTGGAGCCATCTGGTGGCCTGGGAGACTGACAGGAGGCTCGGCCTCCCTGGTGGAGAAGCAGGTGTCTCCAGAGCTCCAGCAGGTAATCAGGCTGCAGACCACGTGAGCTGCTCCGAGCTGGAAAGGCTGTGAAGCCCCAGCACGTGTGTGGACACTGTGCCGGGCTCCTCGGGCACGCCCTCTCAGTGAATTTTGTTGGTTCCGGGTGTAGGTCCTCGCGTTCTCTGTCCCATACGGGCCGCGTCTCCCGCCAGAATCCCCGTCTCAGACCCGAGGGGCAGTGCGCAGAGCATGAAGATGGCACTGGAGGCAAGAAAGGCTGCCGCTGCTTCTGGGGCCCTAGGGATGGAGCCACCGCTTGGCCCGGTGGCTGAGAGCCATTCCTCTCCCCGGCCCGGGTGCCTCTGTGCCTTGTAGGTAGCACGCACACAACATCCTGGCCCACGTAGCGCCCTTTGCCATTGCGACTCACGGTGCGAGCTCCTCCCGCGAGTGCTTCCTGTGTGCACCTCCCCTGTCCCTCGGGAATTCTCGGTGTGGTGCGGGGTCTACCCCCGGGCACGTTTGCTGTCCCTCACTTTGGGCCTTTGGGGATAATGCAAGTATTGTCCAGTCCCACAATGCCCGAAGACTGCATTTGCATCTCTGATGTGCTGTGGCAGGTCTTTCTTAGGAGCTGGCACAGATCAGAGGTCAGTCTGTCTACACGCTGCGAACGGCCCCCCGTGGCCTCTGTCATGTCTCTAAGGACCGTCACAGCCCGGCCCCGAGTGACACAACAGGTACACCTGCGTCCCGTAGCGGGGCCTGTGTTGTTCCCAGGGATTTGACCCACGGCCCCAATATTCAGGAATCCTCACCCAGATGCCCCTCGCCGACGCTGAAAACCAGCACAGCCCTGCACTCAAGGCACCCGCAGGCAGGCAGGCGAGGAAGAGGCCGGTGCCCAATGAGGAGACACTGAAGGAGgacaaggcagagacagagttaaGTGTGCGCTCCCTTCCCACCCGTGAGTGCGGGTGAAGGGGACCTTGGCTGCAGGAGAGGGATCGTGGCCTGCAGACCCGCGCTGCTCCCCAGGGAGGGCAGAACCCCCACCTCTCCGTCTTTGGTCGCCAAGTTCCTGCTGAACAGACGTCCGGGTGTTCTCCCTCACAAGCCACGCCAGGCACAAGGCCTCGGTCATCCGCCCATGTCCCTCCTTCCGGGATACACGTGCCTTGTCTTGCAGAGCAGGGTGTAAGGGGGCAGAGGGCGGTGCACATCCCAGAGCAGCTGAAAGAGGGACCCTGCCCCTCCTCCGCCCTGCCTTGCCAGGGCACCATGGAGGCAGCAGAGCCGGTCAGCCGTGAGCTGGGGCCCAGAGCACGATGGAGGGGCAGTGGGACCAGAAACGCACTTCCACAGCAAGGGCTTGGTTGGGGACGGGCTCTGCGGGGCCGTTCTCCTCTGATCCCCATTCCTTCCCCCGCAGGTTCCCAAAGCAATCTCGGGAGCTCCCAGGGGGCTCCCAGGGCCTTCGCATGCTGCTGCTGGTCGTTCATGGTCCCTGCCCCCAGCGTCCGGTTGATTTGTGGAGGTCAGATGAGCCTGGGCCGCGAGTGGAAGAGAAGAAGGCTTTGGAGCCCCCCACCCTGTGTCTCTGAGTGCTGCAAGGGGGTGGgagtgcagggctggggtggcagTTGTGGGGCTGGGGTGCCGATGGGGGCGACTGGGGTACCCCCGTGCCTTGTGCTCTCCTGGCTGCCATGACTAGCATGGCATCAGCTTGCTGTTCTGGCTTCCTGCCCCGTGTCCCATCATTCCTCACGCCTCCTGCTCAAACACGCATGTCCATTGCACCCTCCGTCTAGCTCAGAGCGGCAGCTAGCTGGTGCAGGACTCCAGTCAGCCAGCACACAGCTCCTGAGCTCAGAGCCGTGCCAACTGCACGTCATGACAAGAAGAAAATACCTGCTAtcgtgggggcaggggaagggctTGTGAGCTCATCACATGAGCTGTGCTGGTTTGGGCCCTCTCCTGCCATGGTGCGGAGGGGTGTGAGCTCATCACATGAGCTGTGCTGGCTTGGGCCCTCTCCTCCAATGGTGGGGATGGATGTGTGGTCATCACATGAGCTGTGCTGGCCTGGGCCCTCTCCTACAATGgtagggatgtgtgtgtggtCATCATATGAgctgtgctggtttgggtcctctCCTGCCATGGTGGGGGTGGTGAGCTCATCACATGAgctgtgctggtttgggtcctctCCTGCCATGGTGCGGAGGGGTGTGGGCTCATCACATGAgctgtgctggtttgggtcctctCCTGCCATGGGGGGGGGTGGTGTGAGCTCATCACATGAGCTGTGCTGGTTTGGGTGCTCTCCTGCCATGGAGGGGAGGGGTGAGCTCATCACATGAGCTGTGTTGCCTTGGGCCCTCTCCTGccatggtggggtggggtgtgagcTAATCACATGAGCTGTGCTGGCTTGGGCCCTCTCCTCCAATGGTGGGGATGGATGTGTGGTCATCACATGAGCTGTGCTGGCCTGGGCCATCTCCTCCAATGgtagggatgtgtgtgtggtCATCATATGAGCTGTGCTGACTTGGTTCCTCTCCTGCCATGGTGGGGAAGGGTGTGAGCTCATCATATGAGCTGTGCTGGCCTGGGCCCTCTCCTgccatggtggggggagggggtgtgagCTCATCAATGAGCTGTGCTGACTTGGGTCCTCTCCTGCCATGGAGGGGAGGGGTGAGCTCATCACATGAGCTGTGCTGgcttgggccctctgctgccatggtggggtggggtgtgagcTAATCACATGAGCTGTGCTGGCTTGGGCCCTCTCCTGAAATGGTGGGGAGGGCTGTGTGGTCATCACATGAGCTGTGCTGGTTTAGGTCCTCTCCTGCCATGGTGGGGGGTGGCGAGCTCATGACATGAGCTGTGCTGGTTTGGGTGCTCTCCTGCCATGATGGGGGGTGGTGAGCTCATCACATGAgctgtgctggtttgggtcctctCCTGCCATGGTGGGGGGTGGTGAGCTCATCACATGAgctgtgctggtttgggtcctctcctgccatggtgggggggggtgtGAGCTCATCACATGAgctgtgctggtttgggtcctctcctgccatggggggggggtgtggtcATCACATGAActgtgctggtttgggtcctctCCTGCCATGGGGGGTGTGTGGTCATCTCATGAGCTATGCTGGTTTGGGTCCTCTCCTGCCATGGTGGGGGGTGGTGAGCTCATCACATGAgctgtgctggtttgggtcctctCCTGCCATGGGGGGGGTGGTGAGCTCATCACATGAGCTGTGCTGGCTTGGGTGCTCTCCTGCCATGGGGGGGGTGTGGTCATCACATGAgctgtgctggtttgggtcctctCCTGCCATGGGGGTGGTGAGCTCATCACATGAGCTGTGCTGGCTTGGGTGCTCTCctgccatgggggggggggtgtggtcATCATATGAGCTGTGCTGGTTTGGGTGCTCTCCTGCTATGGGGGGTATGAGGTCATCACATGAGCTGTGCTGGCTTGGGGCCTTCTCCTACAATTgtagggatgtgtgtgtggtCATCATATGAGctgtgctgccctgggccctctcCTATAATGGTGGGGTGTGGAGTGAGCTGTATCACATGAACTGTGCTGGCCTGGGCCCTCTCCTACCATGGTGGGGGGGAGCAGTGTGAGCTCATCAGTGAGTTGTGTTGGCCTGGGCCCTCTCTTGCCATGGTGGAGAAGGGTGTGAGCTCATCATATGAGCTGTGCTGGCCTGGGCCCTCTCCTGccatggtgggggggagggatgTGAGCTCATCAATGAACTGTGCTGGCCTGGGCCCTCTCCTCCAATGGTGGGGACTGGGGGCAGGCAGAGACATGCTTCTGCACTTCAAACAGCCAGGAAGCCCTCTGGTACTGAAACAGACCAGTGCCCCCTTGTTCAGGCCGTCAGCCCGCAGGGCACCACACTTGTCAGCAAACATCCTGAGGGCCTGAGAGGCAACCGTGGCCCCTCCCTTCGGCCAGGGATCCTTTGCTCCTGCTCCCTCCAGGGTGGGGATTTATCTGCTCACACTGCACTGCTGCGCTGGCCTAGAGACTCCTTTGGGTCCCGAGAGGGTTTCAGCTGGGACTGCTAAGCCTGCCACGTGCTGCAGTCTGTGCTTTGGGCCTCTGGGCCCCTGGGCTCACCATGCCTTGCAGAGCTGAGGGCTGACAGCCCAGGTTCAGGGAGGGATCCAgacagcccagctgctcctccattCCA comes from the Oryctolagus cuniculus chromosome X, mOryCun1.1, whole genome shotgun sequence genome and includes:
- the LOC127487108 gene encoding uncharacterized protein, translated to MAMPYAGAEEKRHSRRVDSLHRRPLLPLRKAWPSQPTVAISRQAGARAGEGKEVLFSPTELRSGLKSGEEMQGPWRQPSGHQPFVSWLSEADLFRDCSPRVLCPIRAASPARIPVSDPRGSAQSMKMALEVFLRSWHRSEVSLSTRCERPPVASVMSLRTVTARPRVTQQESSPRCPSPTLKTSTALHSRHPQAGRRGRGRCPMRRH